Proteins from a genomic interval of Equus quagga isolate Etosha38 chromosome 13, UCLA_HA_Equagga_1.0, whole genome shotgun sequence:
- the ZNF793 gene encoding zinc finger protein 793 isoform X5, with translation MIEYQQRPVSFKDVVVGFTQEEWHRLNPAQRALYRDVMLETYSHLVSVGYEGTKPYVILRLEQEEAPWICEAACSGCHCRENIWQVNVQRKRRQDILLRQDAFISKKTLPKERSHEYNKFGKISLRSTDLFPSIQNSNNWDPCGKSVNHNLDLIGFKRNYSKKQDECYGYGKLLQHTNHDRRANGEKLWECSHCEKAFSHNPALTYKPAVSNSLVYKRKRVPPTEKPHTCSECGKAFCYKSEFIRHQRSHTGEKPYECTDCGKAFSHKSTLIKHQRIHSGIRPFECFFCGKAFTQKSHRREHQRTHTGERPFVCSECGKSFGEKSYLNVHLKIHTGERPYRCRECGKSFSQKSCLNKHWRTHTGEKPYGCNECGKAFYQKPNLSRHQKIHARKNAYRNENLIIVGKP, from the exons CAGAGACCTGTGTCATTCAAGGATGTGGTTGTGGGCTTCACTCAAGAGGAGTGGCACAGGCTGAATCCTGCTCAGAGGGCCCTGTACCgggatgtgatgctggagacctACAGCCACCTCGTCTCAGTGG GTTATGAAGGCACCAAACCATATGTGATCCTCAGACTGGAGCAGGAAGAAGCACCGTGGATTTGTGAGGCGGCGTGCTCAGGCTGCCACTGTCGGG AAAACATTTGGCAAGTTAATGTCCAGAGGAAAAGACGACAAGACATACTTTTGAGGCAAGATGCATTCATCAGCAAGAAAACACTGCCCAAGGAAAGAAGCCATGAATATAATAAGTTTGGGAAAATATCACTTCGGAGCACTGATCTTTTTCCTTCAATTCAAAACTCCAATAACTGGGACCCTTGTGGAAAGAGTGTGAACCATAACCTAGACTTGATTGGTTTTAAGAGAAACTATTCAAAAAAGCAAGATGAGTGCTATGGATATGGGAAATTGTTACAGCATACAAACCATGATCGAAGAGCTAATGGAGAAAAACTCTGGGAATGCAGTCACTGTGAGAAAGCTTTCAGCCATAACCCAGCACTTACGTATAAACCAGCAGTAAGCAATTCTCTTGTGTACAAACGTAAGAGAGTTCCACCTACAGAGAAGCCCCACACCTGTagtgagtgtgggaaagccttctgcTACAAGTCTGAATTCATTAGGCATCAGAGAAgtcacactggggagaagccaTATGAATGCACtgactgtgggaaagcctttTCACATAAGTCAACCCTCATTAAACACCAGAGAATTCACAGTGGGATAAGACCCTTTGAATGTTTTTTTTGTGGGAAAGCCTTCACCCAGAAGTCACACCGCAGAGAACATCAGAGAACACATACAGGAGAGAGACCTTTTgtatgcagtgaatgtgggaagtCATTTGGTGAGAAGTCATACctcaatgtacatctgaaaatacaCACAGGAGAAAGACCCTATCGTTGCAGAGAATGTGGAAAGTCCTTCAGCCAAAAGTCATGCCTCAATAAACATTGGAGAACTCATACCGGAGAAAAACCCTACGGATGCAATGAATGTGGCAAAGCTTTCTACCAGAAGCCAAACCTCAGTAGACATCAGAAAATTCATGCTCGGAAGAATGCCTATAGGAATGAAAACCTAATAATTGTGGGAAAGCCTTGA
- the ZNF793 gene encoding zinc finger protein 793 isoform X6: MIEYQRPVSFKDVVVGFTQEEWHRLNPAQRALYRDVMLETYSHLVSVGYEGTKPYVILRLEQEEAPWICEAACSGCHCRENIWQVNVQRKRRQDILLRQDAFISKKTLPKERSHEYNKFGKISLRSTDLFPSIQNSNNWDPCGKSVNHNLDLIGFKRNYSKKQDECYGYGKLLQHTNHDRRANGEKLWECSHCEKAFSHNPALTYKPAVSNSLVYKRKRVPPTEKPHTCSECGKAFCYKSEFIRHQRSHTGEKPYECTDCGKAFSHKSTLIKHQRIHSGIRPFECFFCGKAFTQKSHRREHQRTHTGERPFVCSECGKSFGEKSYLNVHLKIHTGERPYRCRECGKSFSQKSCLNKHWRTHTGEKPYGCNECGKAFYQKPNLSRHQKIHARKNAYRNENLIIVGKP; encoded by the exons AGACCTGTGTCATTCAAGGATGTGGTTGTGGGCTTCACTCAAGAGGAGTGGCACAGGCTGAATCCTGCTCAGAGGGCCCTGTACCgggatgtgatgctggagacctACAGCCACCTCGTCTCAGTGG GTTATGAAGGCACCAAACCATATGTGATCCTCAGACTGGAGCAGGAAGAAGCACCGTGGATTTGTGAGGCGGCGTGCTCAGGCTGCCACTGTCGGG AAAACATTTGGCAAGTTAATGTCCAGAGGAAAAGACGACAAGACATACTTTTGAGGCAAGATGCATTCATCAGCAAGAAAACACTGCCCAAGGAAAGAAGCCATGAATATAATAAGTTTGGGAAAATATCACTTCGGAGCACTGATCTTTTTCCTTCAATTCAAAACTCCAATAACTGGGACCCTTGTGGAAAGAGTGTGAACCATAACCTAGACTTGATTGGTTTTAAGAGAAACTATTCAAAAAAGCAAGATGAGTGCTATGGATATGGGAAATTGTTACAGCATACAAACCATGATCGAAGAGCTAATGGAGAAAAACTCTGGGAATGCAGTCACTGTGAGAAAGCTTTCAGCCATAACCCAGCACTTACGTATAAACCAGCAGTAAGCAATTCTCTTGTGTACAAACGTAAGAGAGTTCCACCTACAGAGAAGCCCCACACCTGTagtgagtgtgggaaagccttctgcTACAAGTCTGAATTCATTAGGCATCAGAGAAgtcacactggggagaagccaTATGAATGCACtgactgtgggaaagcctttTCACATAAGTCAACCCTCATTAAACACCAGAGAATTCACAGTGGGATAAGACCCTTTGAATGTTTTTTTTGTGGGAAAGCCTTCACCCAGAAGTCACACCGCAGAGAACATCAGAGAACACATACAGGAGAGAGACCTTTTgtatgcagtgaatgtgggaagtCATTTGGTGAGAAGTCATACctcaatgtacatctgaaaatacaCACAGGAGAAAGACCCTATCGTTGCAGAGAATGTGGAAAGTCCTTCAGCCAAAAGTCATGCCTCAATAAACATTGGAGAACTCATACCGGAGAAAAACCCTACGGATGCAATGAATGTGGCAAAGCTTTCTACCAGAAGCCAAACCTCAGTAGACATCAGAAAATTCATGCTCGGAAGAATGCCTATAGGAATGAAAACCTAATAATTGTGGGAAAGCCTTGA
- the ZNF793 gene encoding zinc finger protein 793 isoform X4: MWPCLWLENKEFTEPQIFFQEQQKMIEYQRPVSFKDVVVGFTQEEWHRLNPAQRALYRDVMLETYSHLVSVGYEGTKPYVILRLEQEEAPWICEAACSGCHCRENIWQVNVQRKRRQDILLRQDAFISKKTLPKERSHEYNKFGKISLRSTDLFPSIQNSNNWDPCGKSVNHNLDLIGFKRNYSKKQDECYGYGKLLQHTNHDRRANGEKLWECSHCEKAFSHNPALTYKPAVSNSLVYKRKRVPPTEKPHTCSECGKAFCYKSEFIRHQRSHTGEKPYECTDCGKAFSHKSTLIKHQRIHSGIRPFECFFCGKAFTQKSHRREHQRTHTGERPFVCSECGKSFGEKSYLNVHLKIHTGERPYRCRECGKSFSQKSCLNKHWRTHTGEKPYGCNECGKAFYQKPNLSRHQKIHARKNAYRNENLIIVGKP, translated from the exons AGACCTGTGTCATTCAAGGATGTGGTTGTGGGCTTCACTCAAGAGGAGTGGCACAGGCTGAATCCTGCTCAGAGGGCCCTGTACCgggatgtgatgctggagacctACAGCCACCTCGTCTCAGTGG GTTATGAAGGCACCAAACCATATGTGATCCTCAGACTGGAGCAGGAAGAAGCACCGTGGATTTGTGAGGCGGCGTGCTCAGGCTGCCACTGTCGGG AAAACATTTGGCAAGTTAATGTCCAGAGGAAAAGACGACAAGACATACTTTTGAGGCAAGATGCATTCATCAGCAAGAAAACACTGCCCAAGGAAAGAAGCCATGAATATAATAAGTTTGGGAAAATATCACTTCGGAGCACTGATCTTTTTCCTTCAATTCAAAACTCCAATAACTGGGACCCTTGTGGAAAGAGTGTGAACCATAACCTAGACTTGATTGGTTTTAAGAGAAACTATTCAAAAAAGCAAGATGAGTGCTATGGATATGGGAAATTGTTACAGCATACAAACCATGATCGAAGAGCTAATGGAGAAAAACTCTGGGAATGCAGTCACTGTGAGAAAGCTTTCAGCCATAACCCAGCACTTACGTATAAACCAGCAGTAAGCAATTCTCTTGTGTACAAACGTAAGAGAGTTCCACCTACAGAGAAGCCCCACACCTGTagtgagtgtgggaaagccttctgcTACAAGTCTGAATTCATTAGGCATCAGAGAAgtcacactggggagaagccaTATGAATGCACtgactgtgggaaagcctttTCACATAAGTCAACCCTCATTAAACACCAGAGAATTCACAGTGGGATAAGACCCTTTGAATGTTTTTTTTGTGGGAAAGCCTTCACCCAGAAGTCACACCGCAGAGAACATCAGAGAACACATACAGGAGAGAGACCTTTTgtatgcagtgaatgtgggaagtCATTTGGTGAGAAGTCATACctcaatgtacatctgaaaatacaCACAGGAGAAAGACCCTATCGTTGCAGAGAATGTGGAAAGTCCTTCAGCCAAAAGTCATGCCTCAATAAACATTGGAGAACTCATACCGGAGAAAAACCCTACGGATGCAATGAATGTGGCAAAGCTTTCTACCAGAAGCCAAACCTCAGTAGACATCAGAAAATTCATGCTCGGAAGAATGCCTATAGGAATGAAAACCTAATAATTGTGGGAAAGCCTTGA
- the ZNF793 gene encoding zinc finger protein 793 isoform X3 — MWPCLWLENKEFTEPQIFFQEQQKMIEYQQRPVSFKDVVVGFTQEEWHRLNPAQRALYRDVMLETYSHLVSVGYEGTKPYVILRLEQEEAPWICEAACSGCHCRENIWQVNVQRKRRQDILLRQDAFISKKTLPKERSHEYNKFGKISLRSTDLFPSIQNSNNWDPCGKSVNHNLDLIGFKRNYSKKQDECYGYGKLLQHTNHDRRANGEKLWECSHCEKAFSHNPALTYKPAVSNSLVYKRKRVPPTEKPHTCSECGKAFCYKSEFIRHQRSHTGEKPYECTDCGKAFSHKSTLIKHQRIHSGIRPFECFFCGKAFTQKSHRREHQRTHTGERPFVCSECGKSFGEKSYLNVHLKIHTGERPYRCRECGKSFSQKSCLNKHWRTHTGEKPYGCNECGKAFYQKPNLSRHQKIHARKNAYRNENLIIVGKP; from the exons CAGAGACCTGTGTCATTCAAGGATGTGGTTGTGGGCTTCACTCAAGAGGAGTGGCACAGGCTGAATCCTGCTCAGAGGGCCCTGTACCgggatgtgatgctggagacctACAGCCACCTCGTCTCAGTGG GTTATGAAGGCACCAAACCATATGTGATCCTCAGACTGGAGCAGGAAGAAGCACCGTGGATTTGTGAGGCGGCGTGCTCAGGCTGCCACTGTCGGG AAAACATTTGGCAAGTTAATGTCCAGAGGAAAAGACGACAAGACATACTTTTGAGGCAAGATGCATTCATCAGCAAGAAAACACTGCCCAAGGAAAGAAGCCATGAATATAATAAGTTTGGGAAAATATCACTTCGGAGCACTGATCTTTTTCCTTCAATTCAAAACTCCAATAACTGGGACCCTTGTGGAAAGAGTGTGAACCATAACCTAGACTTGATTGGTTTTAAGAGAAACTATTCAAAAAAGCAAGATGAGTGCTATGGATATGGGAAATTGTTACAGCATACAAACCATGATCGAAGAGCTAATGGAGAAAAACTCTGGGAATGCAGTCACTGTGAGAAAGCTTTCAGCCATAACCCAGCACTTACGTATAAACCAGCAGTAAGCAATTCTCTTGTGTACAAACGTAAGAGAGTTCCACCTACAGAGAAGCCCCACACCTGTagtgagtgtgggaaagccttctgcTACAAGTCTGAATTCATTAGGCATCAGAGAAgtcacactggggagaagccaTATGAATGCACtgactgtgggaaagcctttTCACATAAGTCAACCCTCATTAAACACCAGAGAATTCACAGTGGGATAAGACCCTTTGAATGTTTTTTTTGTGGGAAAGCCTTCACCCAGAAGTCACACCGCAGAGAACATCAGAGAACACATACAGGAGAGAGACCTTTTgtatgcagtgaatgtgggaagtCATTTGGTGAGAAGTCATACctcaatgtacatctgaaaatacaCACAGGAGAAAGACCCTATCGTTGCAGAGAATGTGGAAAGTCCTTCAGCCAAAAGTCATGCCTCAATAAACATTGGAGAACTCATACCGGAGAAAAACCCTACGGATGCAATGAATGTGGCAAAGCTTTCTACCAGAAGCCAAACCTCAGTAGACATCAGAAAATTCATGCTCGGAAGAATGCCTATAGGAATGAAAACCTAATAATTGTGGGAAAGCCTTGA